A genomic stretch from Sulfolobales archaeon includes:
- a CDS encoding phospholipase D-like domain-containing protein, with translation MGLEELCLGPFCIDSCPRVSLISSFSQQSVLSTIASAIENASRIVTVASFVITLTRSSPAAARIRTALISAARRGVDVLVILDGVRENAKRYNCGTARVLGRRGVNVWLSRGRSLHMKVYAADDTVIVGSMNVSSQESLEAAIAIVSRDLAYAVHTMIRELKDRYGGTWESVCHN, from the coding sequence ATGGGTCTCGAGGAGCTCTGCCTAGGCCCCTTCTGCATAGACTCCTGCCCCAGGGTATCGCTCATATCCAGCTTCTCACAGCAGTCTGTGTTATCGACAATAGCATCTGCTATTGAGAACGCATCGAGGATAGTTACTGTGGCTTCGTTCGTGATAACCCTTACAAGGTCAAGCCCAGCCGCAGCAAGGATCAGAACAGCACTAATCAGTGCTGCTAGGAGAGGCGTTGATGTCCTGGTAATCCTAGACGGGGTTAGAGAGAATGCAAAGAGATATAACTGCGGAACAGCTAGGGTGCTCGGGAGAAGAGGCGTCAATGTCTGGCTTTCGAGAGGCAGATCTCTTCATATGAAGGTATACGCAGCAGATGACACAGTAATAGTTGGCAGCATGAATGTAAGCTCACAGGAATCGCTAGAGGCAGCAATAGCAATAGTCTCCAGAGACCTTGCATACGCTGTACACACAATGATAAGAGAGCTAAAAGATAGATATGGAGGTACGTGGGAGTCTGTATGCCATAATTAA